A portion of the Parambassis ranga chromosome 22, fParRan2.1, whole genome shotgun sequence genome contains these proteins:
- the slc2a2 gene encoding solute carrier family 2, facilitated glucose transporter member 2 isoform X1, with translation MDTGKQLTGTLAVAVFTAALGSLQYGYSLGVINAPQKVIEKHYGRSLGVWSEKAAILSENGTEKSKLLEPGQHPDVIMYWSLSVAVFSIGGMLSSFLVGFIGDLKGRVKGMLMVNVLAVAAGLLMGLCKMWKPHIMVISGRALMGFYCGLTSGLVPMYIGEIAPKAYRGALGTLHQLAIVIGILISQVIGLDFILGNDEMWPILLGLSGAPAILQSFLLPLCPESPRYLYILLGKEQEARKSLLRFKGAYDPTPDLEEMRKEKQEADKEPRISILSLICSSVYRQQLFVALMMHLSQQLSGINAIFYYSTAIFSRAGIGQPVYATIGVGVINTVFTLVSVALVDKAGRRTLTLVGLGGMCCCAVAMTVGLRFQNEFSWMSYVSMSAIFLFVSFFEIGPGPIPWFIVAELFSQGPRPAAIALAGCCNWTSNFIIGMTFPYIQAWLDSYVFILFAVLLLGFTVFIYLRVPETKGKTFDEIAAVFHSRRGKPKDSSELQQLKTSSDA, from the exons ATGGACACGGGAAAG CAGCTTACAGGGACactggctgtggctgtgttcaCAGCAGCTCTGGGGTCCCTGCAGTATGGCTACAGTCTCGGAGTTATCAATGCACCTCAGAAG GTCATTGAAAAGCATTATGGTCGGTCCTTGGGGGTGTGGTCAGAAAAAGCTGCTATACTATCAGAAAATGGCACAGAGAAATCCAAGCTCTTGGAACCGGGACAACACCCTGACGTGATCATGTATTGGTCTTTGTCTGTGGCAGTCTTCTCCATTGGGGGCATGCTGTCCTCCTTCTTGGTTGGATTTATTGGAGACCTGAAAGGAAG AGTAAAGGGCATGTTGATGGTCAATGTTCTGGCTGTAGCCGCTGGACTGCTGATGGGTCTTTGCAAAATGTGGAAGCCCCACATCATGGTTATCTCAGGCCGCGCTCTTAtgggcttttattgtg gcCTGACGTCTGGACTAGTGCCTATGTACATTGGAGAGATTGCACCCAAAGCCTACAGAGGGGCTCTGGGAACATTACACCAGCTGGCTATTGTCATAGGCATCCTTATCAGCCAG GTGATAGGATTGGACTTTATACTTGGTAATGATGAGATGTGGCCGATCTTGCTTGGTCTGTCTGGAGCTCCGGCAATATTACAGtcctttctgctgcctctgtgcccCGAGAGCCCGCGCTACCTTTACATCCTACTGGGAAAAGAGCAAGAGGCTCGAAAAA GTCTGCTTCGTTTTAAGGGTGCATATGACCCAACACCTGATCTGGAAGAGATGAGGAAGGAAAAACAGGAGGCAGACAAGGAGCCTAGGATCTCTATCCTTTCTTTG ATCTGCTCGTCCGTGTACcgacagcagctgtttgttgcCCTCATGATGCACCTCTCCCAGCAGTTGTCTGGCATCAATGCA ATTTTTTACTACTCCACGGCTATCTTCTCTCGAGCTGGCATCGGCCAGCCTGTCTACGCCACGATAGGAGTCGGAGTTATCAACACAGTTTTTACCCTGGTGTCA gttgcGTTGGTGGACAAGGCCGGCAGACGCACCCTGACTCTGGTTGGTCTGGGAGggatgtgctgctgtgctgttgcCATGACAGTGGGCCTCAGATTTCAG AATGAATTCTCGTGGATGAGCTATGTCAGCATGTCAGCCATCTTCCTTTTTGTGAGTTTCTTTGAGATCGGTCCTGGTCCTATTCCATGGTTTATAGTAGCTGAACTGTTCAGTCAAGGACCTCGGCCAGCGGCCATcgctctggctggctgctgtaACTGGACCAGCAACTTCATCATAGGCATGACGTTTCCATACATACAG GCTTGGCTGGACAGCTATGTGTTCATCCTGTTTGCTGTGTTGCTTCTTGGCTTCACAGTCTTTATTTATCTCCGGGTCCCAGAGACCAAGGGCAAAACTTTTGATGAGATCGCTGCAGTCTTCCACAGCAGGCGTGGGAAGCCCAAAGACAGTTCTGAACTGCAGCAGCTCAAAACATCATCAGACGCTTAA
- the slc2a2 gene encoding solute carrier family 2, facilitated glucose transporter member 2 isoform X2, translating into MDTGKLTGTLAVAVFTAALGSLQYGYSLGVINAPQKVIEKHYGRSLGVWSEKAAILSENGTEKSKLLEPGQHPDVIMYWSLSVAVFSIGGMLSSFLVGFIGDLKGRVKGMLMVNVLAVAAGLLMGLCKMWKPHIMVISGRALMGFYCGLTSGLVPMYIGEIAPKAYRGALGTLHQLAIVIGILISQVIGLDFILGNDEMWPILLGLSGAPAILQSFLLPLCPESPRYLYILLGKEQEARKSLLRFKGAYDPTPDLEEMRKEKQEADKEPRISILSLICSSVYRQQLFVALMMHLSQQLSGINAIFYYSTAIFSRAGIGQPVYATIGVGVINTVFTLVSVALVDKAGRRTLTLVGLGGMCCCAVAMTVGLRFQNEFSWMSYVSMSAIFLFVSFFEIGPGPIPWFIVAELFSQGPRPAAIALAGCCNWTSNFIIGMTFPYIQAWLDSYVFILFAVLLLGFTVFIYLRVPETKGKTFDEIAAVFHSRRGKPKDSSELQQLKTSSDA; encoded by the exons ATGGACACGGGAAAG CTTACAGGGACactggctgtggctgtgttcaCAGCAGCTCTGGGGTCCCTGCAGTATGGCTACAGTCTCGGAGTTATCAATGCACCTCAGAAG GTCATTGAAAAGCATTATGGTCGGTCCTTGGGGGTGTGGTCAGAAAAAGCTGCTATACTATCAGAAAATGGCACAGAGAAATCCAAGCTCTTGGAACCGGGACAACACCCTGACGTGATCATGTATTGGTCTTTGTCTGTGGCAGTCTTCTCCATTGGGGGCATGCTGTCCTCCTTCTTGGTTGGATTTATTGGAGACCTGAAAGGAAG AGTAAAGGGCATGTTGATGGTCAATGTTCTGGCTGTAGCCGCTGGACTGCTGATGGGTCTTTGCAAAATGTGGAAGCCCCACATCATGGTTATCTCAGGCCGCGCTCTTAtgggcttttattgtg gcCTGACGTCTGGACTAGTGCCTATGTACATTGGAGAGATTGCACCCAAAGCCTACAGAGGGGCTCTGGGAACATTACACCAGCTGGCTATTGTCATAGGCATCCTTATCAGCCAG GTGATAGGATTGGACTTTATACTTGGTAATGATGAGATGTGGCCGATCTTGCTTGGTCTGTCTGGAGCTCCGGCAATATTACAGtcctttctgctgcctctgtgcccCGAGAGCCCGCGCTACCTTTACATCCTACTGGGAAAAGAGCAAGAGGCTCGAAAAA GTCTGCTTCGTTTTAAGGGTGCATATGACCCAACACCTGATCTGGAAGAGATGAGGAAGGAAAAACAGGAGGCAGACAAGGAGCCTAGGATCTCTATCCTTTCTTTG ATCTGCTCGTCCGTGTACcgacagcagctgtttgttgcCCTCATGATGCACCTCTCCCAGCAGTTGTCTGGCATCAATGCA ATTTTTTACTACTCCACGGCTATCTTCTCTCGAGCTGGCATCGGCCAGCCTGTCTACGCCACGATAGGAGTCGGAGTTATCAACACAGTTTTTACCCTGGTGTCA gttgcGTTGGTGGACAAGGCCGGCAGACGCACCCTGACTCTGGTTGGTCTGGGAGggatgtgctgctgtgctgttgcCATGACAGTGGGCCTCAGATTTCAG AATGAATTCTCGTGGATGAGCTATGTCAGCATGTCAGCCATCTTCCTTTTTGTGAGTTTCTTTGAGATCGGTCCTGGTCCTATTCCATGGTTTATAGTAGCTGAACTGTTCAGTCAAGGACCTCGGCCAGCGGCCATcgctctggctggctgctgtaACTGGACCAGCAACTTCATCATAGGCATGACGTTTCCATACATACAG GCTTGGCTGGACAGCTATGTGTTCATCCTGTTTGCTGTGTTGCTTCTTGGCTTCACAGTCTTTATTTATCTCCGGGTCCCAGAGACCAAGGGCAAAACTTTTGATGAGATCGCTGCAGTCTTCCACAGCAGGCGTGGGAAGCCCAAAGACAGTTCTGAACTGCAGCAGCTCAAAACATCATCAGACGCTTAA